In Herbinix luporum, a single window of DNA contains:
- a CDS encoding response regulator transcription factor, whose translation MAKILIIEDELKIARFLELELKHEGYEVLICGDGRNGLNKALNEDVDLIILDIMLPGLNGIEVCRRIRLESQVPIIMLTAKDDVSDKVAGLDTGADDYMTKPFAIEELLARIRVALNRKKNQKEPKIETLQVGDLKLNLASRSAYYKDDELVLTKKEYELLEYMLRNKNFVLSREQLLNHVWDYEYFGDTNVVDVYIRYLRQKIDEKYGIHLISTVRGVGYIIKD comes from the coding sequence GTGGCAAAGATACTGATAATTGAGGATGAGCTAAAAATTGCCAGATTTTTGGAGCTGGAATTAAAACATGAAGGATATGAAGTATTAATCTGTGGAGACGGAAGAAATGGTCTTAATAAGGCTTTAAATGAAGATGTAGACTTGATTATTTTGGATATAATGTTGCCGGGTTTAAATGGTATAGAAGTATGCCGCAGAATCCGACTAGAATCCCAAGTTCCTATTATAATGCTTACTGCAAAAGATGATGTCTCTGATAAAGTGGCCGGATTAGATACAGGAGCCGATGACTATATGACTAAACCCTTTGCCATAGAAGAATTACTGGCTAGAATTCGGGTTGCTTTAAATAGGAAGAAAAATCAGAAAGAGCCGAAAATAGAAACCTTGCAGGTTGGAGATTTAAAACTAAATTTGGCCAGCCGCAGTGCCTATTATAAAGATGATGAGCTTGTCCTTACCAAAAAGGAATATGAGCTTTTGGAATATATGCTTCGTAATAAGAATTTTGTCTTAAGTAGGGAGCAGTTATTAAATCATGTATGGGATTATGAGTATTTTGGAGATACCAATGTTGTAGATGTTTATATTAGATATTTAAGACAGAAGATAGATGAAAAGTATGGTATTCACTTAATATCTACTGTCCGCGGTGTTGGCTATATCATTAAAGATTAG
- a CDS encoding HAMP domain-containing sensor histidine kinase, with product MFRISMGYLKLLITHGLLLMFGIFLIFMYAEKENFSDMANDIITSFKEEDESAYINPYYMQGLSMKLLDINTNEEVYNDIAYLPASDKAFFHGIHFDTKSDKNILVINEDKEFTTEKSSYIATFQYDLTGSYRSFLSMLWKLIVLYIIIVVLIIKKGRKSDEKLFEPIRIMSATANRLTVHNLHSERLNVEGTQNELKDLANVINEMLDRIETSYESQKQFVSDASHELRTPIAVIQGYANLLDRWGSENKEVLAESIEAIQNESRSMQDLVEKLLFLSRHDKKTLKLIKKRFNMRPMVEDMIKETKLTTPNRIINSPILEDVVVYGDKQALKQAIRIFIDNAIKYSNDGDEITILCENQNGDCVITVKDTGIGMTRKDVEHIFDRFYRSDYVRNHNISGHGLGLSLAKLIILAHIGKIKVRTQFTKGTSFIITIPNRKF from the coding sequence ATGTTTAGGATATCAATGGGATATTTGAAACTTCTTATTACCCATGGACTTTTACTTATGTTTGGAATATTCCTTATCTTTATGTATGCTGAAAAAGAAAATTTTAGTGATATGGCTAATGATATAATTACTTCTTTCAAAGAAGAGGATGAAAGTGCATATATTAATCCCTATTATATGCAAGGGCTTTCCATGAAGCTTCTTGATATAAATACTAATGAAGAGGTTTATAATGATATTGCATATCTTCCCGCTTCTGACAAGGCTTTTTTTCATGGAATACATTTTGATACTAAAAGTGATAAGAATATATTAGTAATAAATGAAGATAAAGAATTTACCACTGAAAAATCCTCTTATATAGCTACTTTTCAGTATGATTTAACAGGAAGCTATAGAAGCTTTCTATCCATGCTATGGAAACTTATAGTTCTTTATATTATTATCGTTGTGCTGATAATAAAAAAAGGAAGAAAAAGTGATGAAAAATTATTTGAACCCATTAGAATTATGTCAGCAACAGCAAATCGCTTGACAGTCCATAATCTGCATAGTGAAAGATTAAATGTAGAAGGTACTCAAAATGAATTAAAAGATCTGGCTAATGTAATTAATGAAATGCTAGATAGGATAGAAACTTCTTATGAGAGTCAAAAGCAATTTGTCTCAGATGCCTCCCATGAACTTAGAACCCCTATTGCAGTTATACAAGGATATGCTAATTTACTAGACCGCTGGGGAAGTGAAAATAAAGAAGTATTGGCCGAATCAATTGAAGCTATACAAAATGAATCCCGGTCTATGCAGGATCTGGTAGAAAAGCTGCTCTTTTTATCAAGGCATGATAAAAAAACCTTAAAGCTGATTAAGAAGCGTTTTAATATGAGGCCTATGGTAGAGGATATGATAAAAGAAACTAAGCTTACCACCCCTAACCGAATAATAAATAGTCCCATATTAGAAGATGTTGTGGTATATGGGGACAAGCAGGCTTTAAAACAGGCAATTCGAATATTTATTGATAATGCAATAAAATATTCAAATGATGGAGATGAAATAACCATCCTATGTGAAAATCAAAACGGTGACTGCGTAATAACCGTAAAAGATACCGGTATAGGTATGACCCGAAAGGATGTTGAACATATTTTTGATAGATTTTACAGATCTGATTATGTAAGAAATCATAATATTAGCGGCCATGGACTGGGTCTGTCCCTTGCCAAATTAATTATTCTGGCCCATATAGGAAAAATTAAAGTCCGAACCCAATTTACCAAGGGAACCAGCTTTATTATAACCATACCAAATAGAAAGTTTTAA
- a CDS encoding ABC transporter ATP-binding protein, translating into MSINAIKEDEHISSVSKKDTLVRLFKYLLAYRSTIFSVILIMLTTVAISIINPLLIERAIDVHIANKDIKRLLMLIGFALGLNIIFILLVKLRMYLMAKMSNDVLLRIRQELYTHIQKLSFNFFDSRPTGKILARIIGDVNSLKDVLSDSVTTLIPDFVTIVAVVIIMLVKNWRLALASLISLPLMLCGLWFIETRSHVRWRIHRKKSSNLNAFIHESLSGIRIIQSFTAENETEEDFDHLLKEHRGSFISAILINDAFFSVVDISWGLGTIAMYFVAVKVLGIGAGNVGTLISFGMYIGMFWRPIMNLSNFYNKIITNISGAERIFDILDTKPEIEDRANVIEMPEIKGEVTFEHVSFAYDEDTPVLNDVSFVVKPGETIALVGPTGAGKTTIVNLISRFYDVQQGNVYIDGYNVKDVSIESLRKQMGIMTQDNFLFSGTVKDNIRYGRLDAKDEEIIEAAKAVNAHDFIMKLKDGYDTELKERGSGLSIGQRQLIAFARTMVSMPKILILDEATSSIDTHTELLVQQGIEALLKGRTSFVIAHRLSTISKADRIFVIDKGKILEEGTSSELLAKKGLYYDLYMAQFKNI; encoded by the coding sequence ATGTCTATAAATGCAATAAAAGAAGACGAACATATAAGTTCTGTCAGTAAAAAAGATACTTTAGTACGCTTGTTTAAATACCTTTTAGCATACCGTTCTACAATTTTTTCTGTTATATTAATTATGCTAACAACTGTTGCAATCTCCATTATTAATCCTTTGTTAATTGAACGTGCCATAGACGTCCATATAGCTAATAAGGATATAAAAAGATTGCTGATGCTAATAGGTTTTGCCTTAGGATTAAACATTATATTTATTCTACTGGTCAAGTTAAGAATGTATTTGATGGCCAAAATGTCCAACGACGTATTATTAAGAATAAGGCAGGAGTTATATACCCATATTCAGAAACTAAGCTTTAACTTTTTTGACAGCAGACCAACCGGTAAGATCCTGGCCAGAATTATCGGGGATGTAAATTCCCTTAAGGATGTTCTTTCAGACAGTGTTACCACTCTTATACCTGATTTTGTAACAATTGTCGCTGTAGTTATTATTATGTTAGTTAAAAACTGGAGACTGGCTCTTGCCTCCTTAATAAGCCTTCCACTGATGCTATGTGGTCTTTGGTTTATTGAAACAAGATCCCATGTCAGATGGCGTATTCATAGGAAAAAAAGCTCCAACCTAAATGCCTTTATCCATGAGTCTCTTTCCGGTATAAGAATTATTCAAAGCTTTACAGCTGAAAATGAAACCGAAGAGGATTTTGACCATCTACTAAAGGAACATAGAGGCTCCTTTATAAGTGCTATTCTTATTAATGATGCCTTCTTCTCAGTGGTAGATATAAGCTGGGGCCTTGGTACAATTGCTATGTACTTTGTAGCAGTTAAAGTTTTAGGTATAGGAGCCGGCAATGTGGGAACCCTTATATCATTTGGTATGTATATAGGTATGTTCTGGCGTCCCATTATGAATTTAAGTAATTTCTATAATAAGATAATAACTAATATTTCCGGAGCCGAAAGAATCTTTGATATTTTAGATACCAAGCCGGAAATAGAAGATAGGGCAAATGTAATTGAAATGCCTGAAATTAAAGGTGAAGTTACCTTCGAACATGTATCTTTTGCCTATGATGAAGATACACCGGTATTAAACGATGTAAGCTTTGTAGTAAAACCGGGAGAAACTATTGCCTTAGTAGGTCCTACAGGGGCAGGTAAAACCACTATAGTAAACCTGATAAGCAGATTTTACGATGTTCAGCAGGGAAATGTATATATAGACGGCTATAATGTTAAGGATGTATCCATTGAAAGTTTAAGAAAGCAAATGGGAATCATGACTCAAGATAACTTTCTTTTTTCAGGTACTGTTAAGGATAACATTAGATATGGCAGGCTTGATGCCAAGGATGAGGAAATTATTGAGGCCGCTAAGGCTGTCAATGCCCACGACTTTATTATGAAACTAAAAGACGGCTACGATACTGAGTTAAAAGAAAGAGGCAGTGGACTATCAATAGGTCAAAGACAGCTAATTGCTTTTGCCAGAACCATGGTATCCATGCCTAAGATATTAATTCTTGATGAGGCTACATCCAGTATCGATACCCATACTGAATTATTGGTTCAACAAGGTATTGAAGCACTGCTAAAAGGCCGTACCTCCTTTGTCATAGCCCATAGGTTATCAACCATAAGTAAAGCAGACAGAATCTTTGTTATTGACAAAGGAAAAATTTTAGAAGAGGGTACTTCTTCTGAATTACTGGCTAAAAAAGGCCTATATTATGATCTTTATATGGCTCAATTTAAAAATATTTAA
- a CDS encoding ABC transporter ATP-binding protein yields MNKLSYYLKKYWYAYAFALLCTIIAVVLDMVSPQVTKNIIDKVIIEGKTDLLFSLLSMILFIGLGRAVFTYVKELIFDTVSSKIGSQLRKRLFTHIQGLSISFFDENNTGELMSRVKDDVDRIWAATGYVSMLIFEVTIHTGIALFFMYRESASLAIIPTIVLPIVGGLAILMENKLGKIYENISEQNAKLNTVAQENLAGVRTVKAFAREKFEINKFLSHNKQYYDLNMKQSKVFIKLYPYFQLITKLLPMFVILFGGRQVIRGEISLGTLGAFTEYSMNIVWPMEMLGWLSNDLAAAFASYKRIRKIFAEEAKITEPENPVILDEVKGSVEFNQVSFNLNGNDILTDISFKLEAGKTIGIMGTTGAGKSSIINLLQRFYDASQGEILLDGVNIKDLSLKQLRGSISLVMQDVFLFSDTINENVKLGKRPWVKQEEVIEAAHYSQASEFIERMDDGYDTIIGERGVGLSGGQKQRISIARALAKKTPILVLDDSTSALDMETEHLIQKSLTDIKATKIIIAHRISAVRNADEIIILENGKIKERGTHETLLKEKGYYYQTYQAQYGDYISDSGNREVTTCL; encoded by the coding sequence ATGAATAAATTGTCTTATTATCTAAAGAAATACTGGTATGCCTATGCCTTTGCCCTACTGTGTACCATAATAGCTGTAGTCTTGGATATGGTATCACCACAAGTCACTAAAAACATCATAGATAAGGTAATCATAGAAGGAAAAACCGATCTGCTTTTCTCCTTATTATCTATGATATTATTTATTGGACTGGGAAGAGCTGTGTTTACCTATGTTAAGGAGCTTATTTTTGATACCGTTAGTTCAAAAATAGGCAGCCAACTTAGAAAACGTCTGTTTACCCATATCCAGGGATTATCCATTAGCTTTTTTGATGAAAACAATACGGGAGAACTGATGTCTAGGGTAAAGGATGATGTTGACAGGATTTGGGCCGCTACCGGTTATGTAAGTATGCTAATTTTTGAGGTTACTATCCATACGGGAATTGCATTATTCTTTATGTATAGGGAAAGTGCCAGCTTAGCAATTATTCCAACTATTGTGCTACCTATCGTAGGTGGCCTTGCCATTTTAATGGAGAATAAGTTGGGGAAAATATATGAAAATATCAGTGAACAAAATGCAAAGCTTAATACTGTAGCACAGGAAAACTTAGCCGGTGTCCGTACTGTAAAAGCCTTTGCTAGAGAAAAATTTGAAATTAATAAATTTTTATCCCACAATAAACAATACTATGATTTAAATATGAAGCAATCCAAGGTGTTTATTAAACTATATCCTTATTTTCAGCTGATTACAAAGCTTCTTCCCATGTTTGTAATTTTATTTGGAGGAAGACAAGTAATTAGGGGTGAAATATCTCTTGGTACTTTGGGGGCCTTTACAGAGTATTCTATGAACATTGTATGGCCCATGGAAATGCTAGGCTGGCTGTCCAACGACTTAGCTGCAGCATTTGCTTCATACAAAAGGATACGAAAAATTTTTGCAGAGGAAGCTAAAATTACCGAACCTGAAAATCCGGTTATCCTTGATGAGGTAAAAGGTAGTGTCGAGTTTAATCAAGTATCCTTTAATTTAAACGGTAATGATATTTTAACTGATATCAGTTTTAAACTAGAAGCAGGAAAAACCATAGGAATAATGGGTACTACAGGAGCCGGAAAAAGTTCAATTATAAACTTACTGCAAAGATTTTATGATGCTAGTCAAGGTGAAATTCTTCTAGACGGTGTTAATATTAAAGACTTATCCTTAAAACAGTTAAGAGGAAGTATATCCTTAGTAATGCAGGATGTATTTTTATTCTCTGATACCATTAATGAAAATGTTAAATTAGGTAAAAGGCCTTGGGTTAAGCAGGAAGAGGTAATTGAAGCTGCCCATTACTCTCAAGCCAGCGAATTTATAGAACGGATGGATGATGGTTATGATACCATAATCGGAGAAAGAGGTGTGGGCCTATCAGGGGGACAAAAGCAGAGAATAAGTATAGCCAGAGCCTTAGCTAAAAAGACCCCTATCTTGGTACTAGATGATTCTACTTCTGCCCTTGATATGGAAACTGAACATCTAATTCAAAAATCCCTAACCGACATTAAGGCTACAAAGATAATTATAGCCCACAGAATATCGGCTGTAAGAAATGCAGATGAAATTATTATTCTGGAAAACGGTAAAATCAAGGAAAGGGGCACCCATGAAACCCTCCTTAAAGAAAAGGGATACTATTATCAAACTTATCAGGCCCAGTACGGTGATTATATATCCGACTCCGGTAATAGGGAGGTGACTACATGTCTATAA
- a CDS encoding GTP pyrophosphokinase yields MDLPILYNEAEEWSQAIMLYDAALKEINTKLEILNNEFKLAHQYNPIEHITSRLKTPQSIANKLKRYGRDLTVENIIKYVNDVAGIRVICSFTSDIYRIADLISKISDVKVLKVKDYIANPKPNGYTSYHMIVTIPVFLSNMTVDTKVEIQIRTIAMDFWASLEHKIYYKFEGNAPDHIQKELRECSELVAYLDRKMLSINEEIQNYSSNQVKNYGIEDKYNSEIVESLGTIVDEGNSKKDKRKKEKETKKTGRNRMFFGFGA; encoded by the coding sequence ATGGATCTACCTATCTTGTATAATGAGGCAGAGGAGTGGAGCCAGGCTATAATGCTGTATGATGCGGCATTAAAGGAGATTAATACCAAACTGGAGATACTCAACAATGAATTCAAGCTGGCTCATCAGTACAACCCAATTGAGCATATTACATCCAGATTAAAAACTCCCCAGAGTATAGCAAATAAATTAAAACGGTATGGAAGAGATTTAACAGTAGAGAATATTATAAAATACGTTAATGATGTGGCAGGAATTAGGGTGATTTGCTCTTTTACATCGGATATATATCGTATTGCTGATTTAATATCTAAAATAAGTGATGTTAAAGTATTAAAGGTTAAGGATTATATAGCTAATCCTAAACCTAATGGATACACCAGTTATCATATGATTGTAACCATACCGGTTTTTCTTTCTAATATGACGGTAGACACTAAGGTTGAGATACAGATTAGGACAATTGCCATGGATTTTTGGGCCAGCCTAGAACATAAGATTTACTATAAATTTGAGGGAAATGCACCGGATCATATACAGAAAGAATTAAGAGAATGCTCAGAACTGGTGGCTTATCTTGATCGAAAGATGCTCTCAATAAATGAGGAAATTCAAAATTATAGTTCAAATCAAGTAAAAAATTATGGAATTGAAGATAAGTATAATTCAGAAATAGTTGAATCCCTTGGAACAATTGTAGATGAAGGCAATAGTAAAAAGGATAAAAGAAAAAAAGAGAAAGAAACTAAAAAGACCGGTAGAAATAGGATGTTTTTCGGATTTGGAGCATAA
- a CDS encoding S1 RNA-binding domain-containing protein — MSTENITNTDDSNLSMDDFKEEIDRSFKKISEGDIIKGTVIGVSDTEVSVDLGYYAEGIIGLEELSNDPNFSIKDDIIVGDEISAMVIGNDDGHGNILLSKKRADDIIAWDKIMEDYEAKTKVKVKIGQAVNGGLITYLYGIRAFIPASQLSLSYVKDLESWVGKELDAIIITASKENRKLVLSAKEVEIDKANKEKALKISNLTRGLVTTGLVEKIVPYGAFVNIGDGLSGLVHISQICEKRIKSPNEVIKEGDNVTVKIIDIKDGKISLSMKEVKAKEEVIEDVEDTQFVYQADEEATTSLASLLKNIKL; from the coding sequence ATGAGTACAGAAAATATAACAAATACAGATGATAGTAATCTTTCCATGGATGATTTTAAAGAGGAGATAGATAGATCCTTTAAAAAAATTTCTGAAGGGGATATTATAAAAGGAACAGTCATTGGTGTATCTGACACTGAAGTTTCTGTAGATTTAGGATATTACGCCGAAGGTATTATTGGGCTTGAAGAATTAAGTAATGACCCTAACTTCTCCATAAAGGATGATATAATCGTAGGGGATGAAATATCAGCCATGGTTATAGGTAATGATGACGGACATGGTAATATACTTCTTTCAAAGAAGCGGGCCGACGACATTATTGCATGGGATAAAATTATGGAAGATTATGAAGCTAAAACAAAAGTAAAAGTAAAAATAGGCCAGGCTGTAAACGGAGGCCTTATTACTTATCTTTATGGTATCCGTGCTTTTATACCTGCCTCTCAACTGTCTTTAAGCTATGTAAAGGATTTAGAATCCTGGGTTGGAAAAGAGCTTGATGCTATTATTATTACTGCTTCTAAAGAAAACCGTAAGCTGGTTTTATCTGCTAAGGAAGTAGAGATAGATAAGGCTAATAAAGAAAAAGCACTAAAGATTTCAAATCTTACTAGAGGACTTGTAACCACAGGACTTGTTGAAAAAATTGTACCTTATGGGGCTTTTGTAAATATTGGTGATGGCTTGTCTGGCCTGGTCCATATATCCCAAATCTGTGAAAAGAGAATTAAGTCCCCCAATGAGGTAATTAAAGAAGGGGATAATGTAACCGTTAAGATTATAGATATAAAGGACGGTAAAATTAGTTTAAGTATGAAAGAGGTTAAAGCCAAGGAAGAGGTTATCGAGGATGTAGAAGATACCCAGTTTGTTTACCAGGCTGATGAAGAGGCAACTACCAGCCTTGCTTCCCTATTAAAAAACATTAAATTATAG
- a CDS encoding CAP domain-containing protein, producing MGKKISLRYVLLLSTLIFSISSKGCLKKDIDPNLENDISSMSHINQAYSEADILNKPNKSTKSNSSSSKKNPTVNSEITLNVRGISISLGEEEKSILHKLGKPNRIVSTEYDFNYYVYNNDYSKLLFVAIRDSEVVGFYTDSIDFNFMGISPQSDLNLVNKILKKDFTMDFILTHNTHSYSLEIFMDEVGTNYVTGISLLTADIKENKSMDEITNHIELLVFDLTNSIRARNGLSTLSWSSTAANAARKHSTDMAINSYFSHYDKYNKGPSDRLNEEGITFQYLGENIIAGYGTAIISTHAWFNSPDHRENILNKNFRNLGVGFTYIKDSDYKTYITQLFYR from the coding sequence ATGGGAAAAAAAATTTCCTTAAGGTATGTCCTTCTTTTAAGTACTCTAATATTTAGTATAAGTTCCAAGGGCTGTTTAAAAAAGGATATTGATCCAAATCTAGAAAATGATATTTCTTCTATGTCACATATTAATCAGGCTTACTCTGAAGCTGACATTTTAAATAAACCTAATAAATCTACAAAATCAAATTCTTCCTCTAGCAAAAAAAATCCCACTGTTAATAGCGAGATTACCTTAAATGTAAGGGGTATCAGTATATCTCTAGGAGAAGAAGAAAAAAGCATATTACATAAACTAGGTAAACCAAACCGTATAGTAAGTACTGAATATGATTTTAATTATTATGTCTATAATAATGATTATAGCAAACTTTTATTTGTGGCCATTAGGGATAGTGAAGTGGTAGGATTTTATACAGACTCTATAGATTTTAATTTTATGGGTATAAGCCCCCAATCGGATCTAAATTTAGTAAATAAAATTCTTAAAAAGGATTTTACTATGGATTTTATCCTAACCCATAATACTCATTCTTACTCCCTAGAAATTTTTATGGATGAAGTAGGAACAAATTATGTTACGGGAATATCCCTACTTACTGCTGATATTAAAGAAAATAAATCTATGGATGAAATTACAAACCATATAGAACTCTTAGTATTTGATCTTACCAATTCCATTCGGGCAAGAAACGGCCTTTCCACTTTGTCTTGGTCATCTACTGCTGCTAATGCTGCTAGAAAGCATTCCACAGATATGGCTATAAACAGCTATTTTAGTCATTATGATAAATATAATAAAGGCCCCAGTGATCGCCTAAATGAGGAAGGAATAACTTTTCAATACCTAGGTGAAAATATCATTGCAGGATATGGAACAGCTATAATTTCCACCCATGCCTGGTTCAACTCCCCTGATCACAGGGAAAATATACTTAACAAAAATTTTAGAAACTTAGGAGTAGGATTTACATACATAAAAGACAGCGATTATAAAACATATATTACTCAATTATTTTACCGCTAA
- the galE gene encoding UDP-glucose 4-epimerase GalE: protein MKVLVTGGAGYIASHTNIELLNCGYEVVAVDNLSNSNMESIRRVEKLTNRKIKFYENDILDKSALQKIFEEEKIDAVIHFAGLKAVGESCKIPLKYFKNNVSGTINLLEVMEEYGVKTLVFSSSATVYGDPQTVPITEDFPLSVTNPYGRTKLMIEEILGDIYAADNSWNIAILRYFNPIGAHESGEIGEDPNGIPNNLVPYIAKVAMGVLDKINVFGDDYDTPDGTGVRDYIHVVDLAIGHIKAIEKLKDKPGLVTYNLGTGRGYSVLEVIHNYEKACKKKLPYVITDRRPGDIAISYADPAKANKELGWKAVRDIEQMCRDSYNWQSKNPNGYHS, encoded by the coding sequence ATGAAAGTATTAGTTACAGGTGGAGCCGGGTATATAGCAAGTCATACAAATATAGAACTGCTTAACTGTGGGTATGAAGTTGTAGCTGTAGATAATCTAAGTAATTCTAATATGGAATCCATTAGAAGAGTTGAAAAGCTTACAAATCGTAAAATTAAGTTTTATGAAAATGATATTTTAGATAAAAGTGCTCTACAAAAAATTTTCGAAGAAGAAAAAATAGATGCAGTTATTCACTTTGCGGGATTAAAGGCAGTGGGAGAATCCTGTAAAATACCTTTAAAGTATTTTAAAAATAATGTATCAGGAACTATAAATTTATTGGAGGTAATGGAAGAGTACGGGGTTAAGACCTTAGTATTTTCATCATCTGCAACGGTTTATGGTGACCCCCAGACAGTACCTATAACAGAAGATTTTCCTTTATCAGTTACTAATCCCTATGGAAGAACTAAGCTGATGATAGAAGAAATACTTGGGGATATATATGCTGCTGATAATAGTTGGAATATTGCAATTCTAAGATATTTTAATCCAATCGGAGCCCATGAAAGTGGAGAAATCGGGGAAGATCCCAATGGCATTCCTAATAATCTGGTACCTTATATTGCAAAGGTGGCAATGGGTGTACTTGATAAGATTAATGTCTTTGGAGATGATTATGATACCCCTGACGGAACCGGTGTAAGGGATTATATACATGTGGTAGACTTAGCTATCGGTCATATAAAAGCTATTGAAAAACTTAAGGATAAACCGGGGCTGGTTACCTATAATTTAGGAACCGGAAGAGGTTACAGCGTCTTGGAGGTTATTCATAACTATGAGAAGGCCTGCAAAAAGAAGTTACCTTATGTTATTACCGATAGGAGGCCGGGAGATATAGCCATATCCTATGCAGATCCTGCTAAAGCCAATAAAGAACTGGGCTGGAAGGCAGTCAGGGATATTGAGCAAATGTGTAGGGATTCATATAATTGGCAAAGCAAAAATCCCAATGGATACCATAGTTAA
- a CDS encoding DUF4846 domain-containing protein, translated as MKSQKKPLKICIFISKFFLLMFILFSLLMGCNKKDNNQAIVDENTKKDYPDTNSTDDDKNLDAESINIENPINFINPEGKTLDIRIMTPKGYSRIPSSSDELTGFIRNLPLKDDGSKVLAYNKKPIKHQKNHVAVFDIDIGKKDLQQCADSAMRIYAEYYWSLEEYDKIAFHLTNGFYMEYNKWREGYRIKVDGNNVTWVHSTSYDDSYENFLKYMERVFTYAGTLSLTAESKPIQLSELLPGDLLLEGGSPGHCVMVVDIATDENGNRCFLLAQGYMPAQDFHILTNPLHPEDPWYYEEEMTYPIVTPSWTFHEGTLMRWADFKLEQLYQDTSTTDEDRITLLAVGVN; from the coding sequence ATGAAATCACAAAAAAAACCACTTAAAATTTGCATATTTATATCTAAGTTTTTCCTTCTTATGTTTATTTTATTCTCTTTACTGATGGGATGTAATAAAAAAGATAATAATCAAGCTATTGTTGATGAAAATACCAAGAAGGATTATCCGGATACAAATTCCACAGATGATGATAAGAATCTTGATGCCGAAAGTATTAACATAGAAAATCCCATAAATTTTATAAATCCTGAGGGAAAAACACTAGATATCAGAATTATGACTCCTAAAGGTTATAGCCGCATACCATCATCTTCAGATGAATTAACCGGTTTTATAAGAAATCTTCCATTAAAAGATGATGGAAGTAAAGTATTAGCATATAACAAAAAACCCATTAAGCACCAAAAAAACCATGTGGCAGTCTTTGATATAGATATAGGAAAAAAAGATTTACAACAATGTGCCGATTCAGCCATGCGAATATATGCCGAATACTATTGGTCCTTAGAAGAGTATGATAAAATTGCCTTTCATCTTACTAACGGTTTTTATATGGAATATAACAAATGGAGAGAGGGCTATCGTATAAAAGTAGACGGTAATAATGTCACTTGGGTCCATTCCACTTCCTATGATGATTCATATGAAAACTTTTTAAAATATATGGAGAGGGTCTTTACTTATGCCGGAACCCTTTCTCTAACCGCAGAAAGCAAACCTATACAACTTTCTGAACTGCTTCCCGGTGATCTTCTTCTTGAGGGAGGAAGCCCCGGCCATTGTGTTATGGTTGTAGATATTGCCACTGACGAAAACGGAAACCGCTGCTTTTTACTGGCCCAAGGTTACATGCCGGCACAGGATTTTCATATACTTACAAATCCCCTCCATCCGGAAGATCCTTGGTATTATGAAGAAGAAATGACTTATCCCATAGTGACCCCTTCCTGGACTTTTCATGAAGGAACACTTATGAGATGGGCAGATTTTAAATTAGAACAGTTGTATCAAGACACAAGTACTACCGATGAGGATCGAATAACCCTTCTTGCTGTGGGAGTCAATTAA